The Moorena producens PAL-8-15-08-1 genomic interval GTATTGGTGGGCATTGCCCATTTCATTAATCGGCGTTTAATTTTGATCTTCATCAGCAATGCCCACCCTAGGATTCTCAATTCTTCATTCTACATTCAAATGGGTATTGGTGGGCATTGCCCATTTAATTGTTGGGCGTTTAATTTTGATCTTTCAACAGCAATGCCCACCCTAGGATTCTCAATTCTTCATTCTACATTCAAATGGGTATTGGTGGGCATTGCCCATTTAATTGTTGGGCGTTTAATTTTGATCTTCATCAGCAATGCCCACCCTAGGATTCTCAATTCTTCATTCTACATTCAAATGGGTATTGGTGGGCATTGCCCATTTAATTGTTGGGCGTTTAATTTTGATCTTCATCAGCAATGCCCACCCTAGGATTATCTAAATTCTAAATTCTAAATTCTACTCCCTGTTCCCTATTCCCTAAAATCCATAAATTGTCTACCTCATAGCTATGATAATTGCTATAGATATGATCAACATTTTCATCCAGTAGATACTTAATGGTCATTTCCCTTCTTGATCCTTGAGTTCCATCAGCTTGACCACAACTGGGGAAGGGTTTTGCTGCTGTTGTTCTAGCATTAGACGACCATGGTTTAACCAATTAGTCAGGTAAGTACTGACAGTTTCGTGGTTGTGCAGGTAATAGAGAATGGTAGCATAAATTTGCTCTAGTTCCAGGGTGGGATAACTTTGCGCGATTTCTTCAGGAGTACGCTGACGATGGATAAAATCATAGAGGATAGTTTCAATTCCTACTCTTGTGCCTCTGACTCGGATATCATTAGGAGCAAGAAATACAAAATAATCTTCCAGTTGCATGATTGCTCTGAGAACTCTGTTGTTATCTTGATCCTACACAAGAAGCAAGAGCACATATTTGGTAGGGTGGGCATTGCCTGTTTCCAACTCGCCTACCTGCCGGAATTCATCTGAGCAATGCCCACCAAGTTGATAGCGATTGACATGCAGGTCACGCTACGCGAACGCATTTTCCAGTGCTTGTCGGGTGGTCATTGCCTGTTTCCAACAGCAGGAAATTGCGTACGCAAATACCTCTAGTTTAAGTTTGGTTAGAAGAAGAGCGATCGCACTCCCGACTCCCGACTTGTTGGGTCGGTATTGGTGGGCATTGCCCATTTAATTTATCGCCGTTCAATCATGATTAAGATCAGCAATGCCCACCCTAGGATTCTCAATTCTTCATTCTACATTCTCAATTCTTCATTCTACATTCAAATGGGTCTTGGTGGGCATTTCCCATTTAATTGGTCGGGGTTCAATCATGATCAAGCTCAGCAATGCCCACCCTACGAATCTACTGGTTGAACACTTGATCAGGATTGATATCTAAAGCCTGTATTTGATACTTCTGACGAAATTCCGCCAAACCTGCCCCAAATCCTAAATTTTCTGATAAATTCTCTGATGCCAAGCGTTGATACTCCCTGAGTGATAACACAATCGCTACAGGTTTACCCAGGCGCGTAATCTGTACGGGCTTACCCTGTTCGGCATCGTGGACAATTTCAGCAAAGCGTACGCGAGCTTCAGCTAGGTCGTATCCTTCAGACATTTTCCGGGTTTTTAGCTATAGGGCTATGGTTCATGACTATAGTCTAGGTGACATACTCCCACACTGAATCAGAGATTACAGTGTGGGCTTCTTGCCAACTCCACCCAACGGTTCGGATACTCGGCAAGCTTTATTGACGACACGGGATGCCCCTCCGCACCGGAACAATACAAAAAAATTATGTTTTTCAGTTAGTAGGTGGCGGTTAGCTCTTAATTTGTCTTCCCTACTTCCTTCATTATAGACAATATCAAATCGTAATTGTTCCCCTATTACATGAATATCTTGTGCAAAATTCATCCCACACCTAATGCGCAGCATAGGTGTGGGGCTTCTTTTGCCGGACAGCTAAATCCCTAGTGCGATTGACATGCAGGTCACGGCGGGCGCGATGCTCCTTTGGAGCCGCTACGCGAACGCATTTTGTAGCTTTTGTCGGGTAGGCATTGGCTCAAACTAATTCCCAACCCTGGCCGAATTCACCGAACCAATGCCCACCCAAAGATTTAAGGGCATTGGTGGGCATTTCCTATTTCATTGTTCGCCGTTCAATTTTGATCTTAATCAGCAATGCCCACCCTACGATTATCTTCCAATTCTACATTCTTCATTCTTAATTCTACATTCTTTTGGGCATTGGTGGGCATTTCCCATTTAATTGCTCGGGGTTCAATCATGAACTTAATCAGCAATGCCCACCCTACAATATATCTTGGGTATTGGTGGGCATTTCCCATTTCATTGTTCGGGGTTCAATCATGAACTTAATCAGCAATGCCCACCCTACAATATATCTCCCGATTCCCGATTCCCGATTCCCGATTCCCGACTACGATTCAACTACTACTGCCTCCGATGGCTGAGTGTTGTTTTCCGCTGTATCAGTTGCTTCCCCTAAAGTTTCTTCGATTACCTGAATTGCGCCACTGATCCGGAGTAAGGTTTCTCGGAGGTTGGCTTGTTTCGCTTCTAGTTCGGCTAGCATTTTTTGACCAGCTTCATATTCTGATTTCAGGGATTGTAAGCGTTGTTCGAGTTTTTCTTTCATGGTTTAATTTAATCGGTAATAAAAAGGTATCTCAAGGTAAAAATCATGGTCAATAAACTATGGATATTGGGTTGTTTGGGCATTGGTGGGCATTGCCCATGTAATTGCTCGGTGTTCAATAATGATCTTGATCAGCAATGCCCACCCTACAATTCTACTCAGCAATACCCACCCTAGGATTGCTGTTGTTTGGTTGGGCTTTCAATCCCATCATTTTACTCTACCTCCAAATCTTGCTCAACTTAGTCATCTGAGACTAGTTGATTTAGTTGAAGTTCCAATTGATTGATCCGTTGTTCATAGTTGCTGCTCTTGTGAGCCATATCTTTTATAACTTCAACTAAGTACATACTGATTTTTCGGTAATTAATTGCTTCAGGTAACCCCTGTTCGTCATAGTAAACAAGTTTGTTAAGACCAATTTCGTTAAACTCCTCAGCAATGTATCCAATTTCCCAACGATTGGGATCGTTAGGTCGTGTATAAGTCTTGGGTTCTACTGTCAAAATTTTCTCAAAATCGTCTTCCAGAGAAATGATATTTTCCTTCGTTTTAGCGGAAGAATTGTCGTGATATAATTCTCCCGTACTACTCTTCCATTGTGCATTTTTGTGATCACCATAAGGGACATCAATAACATACAAACGACCAGTAACATACGCATTACCTTGTACTTTTAATTTGTATGGAGTTATATCTTTTGTGCCGATGCCGAGATTGCCTTGGAAGTAGTTATTTCTAGTACCTCCAAACCATGCAGAATTGCTTGCACTCCCAGTCCATCCATCATGCTCTACAAAGAAACGAACTGCTTCCCCTTCGCTTCTCACTTGGAAGATAGGCTCAGCAGCATTGGGATTGGTTTGGACTCGATAGACTAAGCCGGTTGCCCCTTGAGTACCGTCACCGCGATGATTATTGCTGTTGGGAGCTTCCATCAGCAGAGCTCGCTCACCAGAGGTGTTCTTGCTAGCACTAAAGCTGCCAGTAACAGTTAAATTCCCTTGTACTTTTAATTTCGATGAACCTGGATCGGCTGTGCCAATGCCAACATTACCATCACTACCTTGTACAAATAATTGTTTTCCGTGGCGTCCGATATAGACATTGGAATTTGAACCAGAATCTGGATTGAGATAAAGATGCTTACCATCAGTTTTAGCATTGATATTCCATCCACTTGACCAGCCAACAATCTCTAACTGACCCATTCCACTGCTACCAAATCTAACATCTGCAAAATCTGATGTTGAATGGGCAATTTTCAATTTCGATGAACCTGGATCCGTTGTGCCAATACCAACATTACCTGCGAAGTAGTTAGCTCTTTCAGTACCTCCAAACCATGCAGAATTGTCTTCACTCCCAGTCCATCCATCATGCTCTACAAATAAACGAACTGCTTGCCCTCCGCTTCTCACTTGGAAGATCGGGTCACCAGCATTGGGATTGGATTGAACTCGATAGACTAAGCCGGTTGCCCCTTGAGTACCACCGTCACCACGATAAGAGTAAGGGCTGGGAGCTTCCATCAGTAGAGTACGCTCACCACAGACGTTGCTGCTAGCACTAAAGCTGCCAGTAACAGTTAAATTCCCTTGTACTTTTAATTTCGATGAACCTGGATCCGTTGTGCCGATACCAACATTACCCTGATGATTAATCACCATCTTGTCAGATAACGTCCCATTGGTAGCAGTTTGAAATCTGAGGTCTCCTTGATTGTAACCACTTCCAGGACGAGAGGCGATCGCAGCCGCCAATTTTTTGCTACTACCGTTTTTCCAGACTATACGGCTTTCTTGTGAAGCTCCCCCACCGTCATTAAAAATTGAGAGAAAGTTTGTCTGTTGATTATTTCCTCCAGTTTGTCGTATCTCTAATTTTTCTGAGGGAGTGGTGGTGTTGATCCCAAGGTTACCTGCAAAGGAAGAGTTACCTGTACCCTTGACAGTCAGACCACCATTGGCTGCTGTGCTTAACGCCATTCTCTCATTAGTGCCATTAGTATCTCTCCAGGAGTGCTTGCCATTGGCAGCATAAAATAAAGTCTGACTATTGATACCCAGTCCGTATCCATCCCAAAGTTGCAATTTTAGGTTGTTGGTAGTGTTATTATCTGTAAAGACAATTTGTTGAGCACCATCGAGTTGAATCTCGCCTGCGCTAACAGTCAACTTCCCTTGTACTTTTAATTTCGATGAACCTGGATCTGTGCTGCCAATACCAACATTACCTGCGAAGTAGTTAGCTCTTTCAGTACCTCCAAACCATGCAGAATTGTCTTCACTCCCAGTCCATCCATCATGCTCTACAAATAAACGAACTGCTTGCCCTCCGCTTCTCACTTGGAAGATCGGGTCACCAGCATTGGGATTGGATTGAACTCGATAGACTAAGCCGGTTGCCCCTTGAGTACCACCGTCACCACGATAAGAGTAAGGGCTGGGAGCTTCCATCAGTAGAGTACGCTCACCACAGACGTTGCTGCTAGCACTAAAGCTGCCAGTAACAGTTAAATTCCCTTGTACTTTTAATTTCGATGAACCTGGATCCGTTGTGCCAATACCAACATTACCATCACTACCTTGTACAAATAATTGTTTTCCGTGGCGTCCGATATAGACATTGGAATTTGAACCAGAATCTGGATTGAGATAAAGATGCTTACCATCAGTTTTAGCATTGATATTCCATCCACTTGACCAGCCAACCATCTCTAACTGACCCATTCCACTGCTAGCAAATCTAACATCTACAAAATCTGATGTTGAATCGGCAATTTTCAATTTCGATG includes:
- a CDS encoding DUF433 domain-containing protein, which translates into the protein MQLEDYFVFLAPNDIRVRGTRVGIETILYDFIHRQRTPEEIAQSYPTLELEQIYATILYYLHNHETVSTYLTNWLNHGRLMLEQQQQNPSPVVVKLMELKDQEGK
- a CDS encoding type II toxin-antitoxin system Phd/YefM family antitoxin, which translates into the protein MSEGYDLAEARVRFAEIVHDAEQGKPVQITRLGKPVAIVLSLREYQRLASENLSENLGFGAGLAEFRQKYQIQALDINPDQVFNQ
- a CDS encoding tail fiber domain-containing protein, with the protein product MADYTQYPYIDKRVRYFDGEFLKDQDFIDEQKYHIDRQRRLDQFLRVSGICDGLTLKTDTNQVIVTPGTALDSEGRQIILSTDSSPINLSAHNNNEVYLVISYQEEQSDQTTDGGLGSSGARRWHEKPNIQVATLGNVPEDSIVLAKLAIEGNGNVTPDLSVREYSGVRLPSGNLDSGAITGPTLRSGGNSASSLVVIDGDLSVTGDTTLNGSLSFSSNVSGERPLLMEAPSDGNHRGDGTQGATGLVYRVEDNPPDGDPIFQVRSEGEAIRFFVEHNGWTGSTSNSAWFGGTERANYFAGNVGIGSTDPGSSKLKIADSTSDFVDVRFASSGMGQLEMVGWSSGWNINAKTDGKHLYLNPDSGSNSNVYIGRHGKQLFVQGSDGNVGIGTTDPGSSKLKVQGNLTVTGSFSASSNVCGERTLLMEAPSPYSYRGDGGTQGATGLVYRVQSNPNAGDPIFQVRSGGQAVRLFVEHDGWTGSEDNSAWFGGTERANYFAGNVGIGSTDPGSSKLKVQGKLTVSAGEIQLDGAQQIVFTDNNTTNNLKLQLWDGYGLGINSQTLFYAANGKHSWRDTNGTNERMALSTAANGGLTVKGTGNSSFAGNLGINTTTPSEKLEIRQTGGNNQQTNFLSIFNDGGGASQESRIVWKNGSSKKLAAAIASRPGSGYNQGDLRFQTATNGTLSDKMVINHQGNVGIGTTDPGSSKLKVQGNLTVTGSFSASSNVCGERTLLMEAPSPYSYRGDGGTQGATGLVYRVQSNPNAGDPIFQVRSGGQAVRLFVEHDGWTGSEDNSAWFGGTERANYFAGNVGIGTTDPGSSKLKIAHSTSDFADVRFGSSGMGQLEIVGWSSGWNINAKTDGKHLYLNPDSGSNSNVYIGRHGKQLFVQGSDGNVGIGTADPGSSKLKVQGNLTVTGSFSASKNTSGERALLMEAPNSNNHRGDGTQGATGLVYRVQTNPNAAEPIFQVRSEGEAVRFFVEHDGWTGSASNSAWFGGTRNNYFQGNLGIGTKDITPYKLKVQGNAYVTGRLYVIDVPYGDHKNAQWKSSTGELYHDNSSAKTKENIISLEDDFEKILTVEPKTYTRPNDPNRWEIGYIAEEFNEIGLNKLVYYDEQGLPEAINYRKISMYLVEVIKDMAHKSSNYEQRINQLELQLNQLVSDD